The following coding sequences are from one Enterococcus sp. 4G2_DIV0659 window:
- a CDS encoding GNAT family N-acetyltransferase, with protein MTHRIKQLSATDLDELTHALSLVWTVFNEFEAPDYSAEGIEQFKTFIALAHIKEQLEAGTLVMWGFFDGETLAGIMAMRLPNHVTLLFVAKQYHKQGIARKLLETAYIYCKAHFTITTITLNSSPYAVEAYKHLGFKETDSQQQVDGILFTPMEKRI; from the coding sequence ATGACACACCGAATAAAACAACTTTCAGCTACTGACCTAGACGAATTGACGCATGCTCTTTCCCTCGTTTGGACTGTATTTAATGAATTTGAAGCTCCAGACTATTCCGCCGAAGGCATCGAGCAGTTTAAAACATTTATTGCGTTGGCTCATATTAAGGAACAGCTCGAAGCTGGTACTCTTGTAATGTGGGGATTCTTTGATGGAGAGACATTAGCTGGGATAATGGCTATGCGCCTTCCCAATCACGTGACACTGCTTTTCGTGGCAAAACAGTACCACAAACAAGGGATTGCCCGAAAGCTTCTAGAGACTGCTTATATCTATTGTAAAGCACATTTTACCATTACTACCATTACATTAAATTCTTCTCCTTATGCCGTTGAGGCTTACAAACACTTAGGTTTTAAAGAAACAGATAGCCAACAACAAGTAGACGGTATCCTTTTTACACCAATGGAAAAGAGAATATAA
- a CDS encoding ACT domain-containing protein: protein MELTLLDQLNYAIIKFPAQTTIPADFERIDQFKSITYTSDECSIVVPFGTLDTQYALSVDDGWVIIQVVGELDFSLVGILAELATPLAENQISIFALSTYNTDYLLLKAADKRKAIQVLQQHGHVFI from the coding sequence ATGGAGTTAACATTACTTGATCAACTTAATTATGCCATTATAAAATTCCCTGCCCAAACAACTATACCCGCAGATTTTGAGCGTATCGACCAGTTTAAAAGCATTACATACACTTCAGATGAATGTTCTATTGTTGTTCCATTTGGCACGTTAGATACACAGTACGCCCTTTCTGTCGACGATGGTTGGGTGATCATTCAAGTCGTGGGAGAACTGGACTTTTCTTTAGTTGGCATCTTGGCTGAATTAGCAACCCCTTTAGCTGAGAATCAAATTTCAATTTTCGCTTTATCCACGTATAATACAGACTATCTTTTACTTAAAGCTGCTGATAAACGCAAAGCCATTCAAGTCTTACAACAACATGGCCATGTTTTTATATAA
- a CDS encoding class I SAM-dependent methyltransferase, whose amino-acid sequence MKNEYDNPHFFEAYSQMERSKKGLEGAGEWHELKKLLPDFSGKTVLDLGCGYGWHCRYAVENGAKKVIGIDLSEKMIEKAKEMTDSRKIEYYLMSMEEIDHLNQTFDIVISSLAFHYLPSFDAIAKKVVNHCLNPGGSFVFSTEHPIFTAQGTQDWIYDSEGQPIYWPVDRYFDESIRETTFLGETVIKYHKTLTTYLDGLLKNGFQITHVVEPMPEATMLATSDEMRHELRRPMMLLIAATKIN is encoded by the coding sequence ATGAAAAATGAATATGATAATCCTCACTTTTTTGAAGCATACAGCCAAATGGAACGTTCAAAAAAAGGACTAGAAGGTGCTGGTGAATGGCATGAATTAAAAAAACTACTCCCCGACTTTTCAGGAAAAACCGTTCTTGATTTAGGATGCGGTTACGGTTGGCATTGTCGCTACGCAGTGGAAAATGGTGCAAAAAAAGTAATTGGTATTGATCTATCCGAGAAAATGATTGAAAAAGCAAAAGAAATGACAGACTCAAGAAAAATCGAGTACTATTTAATGAGTATGGAAGAAATCGATCACTTAAATCAAACGTTTGACATCGTGATCAGCTCACTGGCCTTTCATTATCTTCCATCATTTGATGCCATTGCAAAGAAAGTAGTCAATCATTGTTTAAATCCTGGCGGTTCCTTCGTTTTTTCAACAGAACATCCCATTTTCACCGCCCAAGGAACACAAGACTGGATTTACGATTCTGAAGGTCAACCTATTTATTGGCCCGTTGATCGCTACTTTGACGAAAGTATTCGAGAGACGACCTTTTTAGGTGAAACCGTGATAAAGTATCATAAAACACTAACTACTTACTTAGATGGCTTACTAAAAAATGGCTTTCAAATCACACATGTCGTTGAACCTATGCCAGAAGCGACAATGCTTGCGACAAGCGATGAAATGCGTCATGAATTGCGTCGCCCGATGATGCTATTGATTGCAGCAACTAAAATAAACTAG
- a CDS encoding DUF1622 domain-containing protein yields MHNVAQTIMDNLIPFFELFILALNIFSIIVLVWGVIMASIDFLKSERTDRNRVLLARQNNFIKSFLGSYILLSLEILIAADIIESIIKPTFQDILKLASLVVIRTVISYFLHKEIEDALKDKEKETNKEKDSEG; encoded by the coding sequence ATGCATAATGTAGCTCAAACGATCATGGATAACTTGATTCCTTTCTTTGAATTGTTTATCTTAGCCTTAAATATTTTTTCAATCATCGTCTTGGTTTGGGGCGTGATCATGGCCTCAATTGATTTTCTTAAAAGTGAACGTACGGATAGAAATCGTGTTCTGTTGGCTAGACAAAACAACTTTATCAAAAGCTTTCTAGGCAGTTATATTTTGCTTAGTTTAGAAATTTTGATTGCCGCTGATATTATCGAATCAATCATCAAGCCTACGTTTCAAGATATCCTAAAGCTAGCAAGTTTGGTGGTCATCCGAACAGTGATCTCTTACTTTTTGCATAAAGAAATTGAAGATGCTTTAAAGGATAAAGAAAAGGAAACAAACAAAGAAAAAGATTCTGAAGGATAA
- a CDS encoding class A sortase, producing MSSRNVRPKKKNKKRNWLINIFLFLLLIVGLALVFNTQIRNMLIQQNGKAYAVEKLTPEEIEKNNKKDTSFDFEAVESLSTEAVLKAQLANKNLPVVGAVALPDVKINLPIFRGLDNVVLLTGAGTMKPDQKMGEGNYALASHRVQDMISLFSPLEYSKPGELIYTTDLTNIYTYKITYVEKIDPSRVELIDDVPGKKMITLITCGDMYATTRIAVQGELESVTPMNKATQAMTDAFNMEQLTL from the coding sequence ATGTCCTCAAGAAACGTACGCCCTAAAAAGAAAAATAAAAAACGAAATTGGCTAATTAATATATTTTTATTCTTGTTACTAATTGTTGGTTTAGCCCTTGTTTTCAACACACAAATCAGAAATATGCTTATCCAACAAAACGGAAAAGCTTACGCTGTAGAAAAATTAACACCTGAAGAGATCGAAAAAAACAATAAAAAAGACACATCATTCGATTTTGAAGCAGTAGAATCTCTTAGTACTGAAGCGGTTCTTAAAGCACAGTTAGCAAATAAAAACCTACCTGTTGTCGGTGCAGTTGCTCTACCTGATGTAAAAATCAACTTGCCGATTTTCAGAGGCTTAGATAATGTTGTTTTGTTGACTGGTGCAGGAACAATGAAACCCGACCAAAAAATGGGTGAAGGCAATTACGCTTTAGCCAGCCATCGAGTACAAGATATGATTTCTTTATTTTCACCTTTGGAATATTCCAAACCGGGTGAATTGATTTACACGACTGATTTGACGAATATTTATACTTATAAAATCACTTATGTAGAAAAAATCGATCCGTCTCGTGTTGAATTGATTGATGATGTGCCCGGTAAAAAAATGATTACCTTGATTACTTGTGGTGATATGTACGCTACGACTCGTATCGCCGTACAAGGAGAACTGGAATCAGTAACACCAATGAACAAAGCGACACAAGCGATGACAGATGCGTTTAATATGGAGCAGTTGACGTTGTAG
- a CDS encoding Ig-like domain-containing protein encodes MRKTIKKWTTLFGGIITLVILPTNVIAVDLPKEIEYFPSDPTSALQIEIPNDIPETRLFNEQRKQFPEKFDYTVGNFETVMKNQGELGLCWAYSGTDTIGISAKKEFGEEYYISPNYFNYYFSKNAFSDILNPHNVGGTLNDGGSASRIFIQGALNNLGVSENTLPTPMWLDLNKPMISTDFYNKTKDKLPIDIEKTIIIPGVSYLAEEVDHKKKIMAIKELVYTYGASTFYYDTEYSHDSTYYNYKTNATYVPIEDAKAGLVPTYDGWLSANHGITIVGWDDTYAKENFVKKPKNNGAFKMKNSWGVFPHDRGYFYMSYEDAYLLAAENIAADTSKEKFDHVNSYITGEMNSYMDLKSDSKDIYAGNVYTTSKNKEVLEAVSISTDQPHLSYEIYYLDKAVQKNKTFSGFEGLEKIASGIKDASGIERIQTKKISLKPESEYSIIVKYTYPRDVSLFRINLQKVKDASKGQTPHLEAGRSFFSNMNVSGSRHWLSLSDGSLWGENERFNTWINVYTRNVIENLDIAISPKSAELIVGDSKKLDALITPENATNKQVNWSSSNTAIATVSENGDVTGISAGEVIITAQTAVGYKKATAKIRIIPKKVAVTDITVPPSTIQLKLKEVKQLTAVVKPENATNKKITWSSSDPSIATVSGNGEITGQALGKVTIIAQTEDGHKESRCIVEVTQDETDDHGDTGETATKIIEGAIVKGKINSETDIDVFEMPLPEGPDKTVVLESPNGQAEKFSIQNGAGTWFHQFKGTKEPKIPNQPFRTMYNSDKPKDKLIRFYIDKSFEKVGGTYEFKITVLHKGQKLSDY; translated from the coding sequence ATGAGAAAAACAATTAAAAAATGGACGACATTGTTTGGAGGTATTATTACTTTAGTTATATTACCAACAAATGTCATCGCAGTTGATTTGCCAAAAGAAATCGAATATTTCCCCTCGGATCCAACATCAGCACTACAAATAGAAATTCCAAATGATATTCCAGAAACTAGGTTATTTAACGAGCAAAGAAAACAATTCCCCGAAAAATTTGATTATACAGTAGGCAACTTTGAAACAGTAATGAAAAACCAAGGAGAATTAGGTTTGTGCTGGGCTTATTCTGGAACAGATACAATTGGAATTTCAGCAAAAAAAGAATTTGGTGAGGAATATTATATTTCACCGAATTATTTCAACTATTATTTTTCAAAAAATGCTTTCTCGGATATTTTAAATCCTCACAACGTTGGCGGCACGTTAAATGATGGTGGTAGCGCTTCACGTATCTTTATACAAGGTGCGCTAAATAATCTTGGAGTGAGTGAAAATACTCTACCCACACCTATGTGGCTTGACTTAAATAAACCTATGATATCCACTGATTTTTACAACAAAACTAAAGATAAACTTCCTATAGACATTGAAAAAACTATTATAATACCTGGTGTAAGTTATCTGGCGGAAGAAGTAGATCACAAGAAAAAAATCATGGCTATCAAAGAATTAGTGTACACTTATGGTGCATCAACTTTCTATTATGATACAGAATATAGCCATGACTCCACTTATTATAATTATAAAACAAATGCCACATATGTACCTATTGAAGATGCAAAAGCAGGTCTAGTTCCAACTTACGATGGATGGTTGAGTGCCAACCATGGAATCACTATTGTCGGCTGGGATGATACCTATGCTAAAGAAAACTTTGTTAAAAAACCTAAAAATAATGGTGCTTTTAAGATGAAAAATTCATGGGGAGTTTTTCCTCATGACAGAGGGTATTTTTACATGAGCTATGAAGATGCTTATCTTTTAGCAGCAGAAAATATTGCTGCAGATACTTCTAAAGAAAAGTTTGATCATGTAAACAGTTATATCACCGGAGAGATGAATTCATATATGGATTTGAAAAGTGATTCAAAAGATATTTATGCAGGAAATGTATATACTACTTCTAAGAATAAAGAAGTGTTAGAAGCTGTTTCCATTTCAACTGATCAACCTCATTTAAGCTATGAAATTTACTATTTAGATAAAGCTGTTCAAAAAAATAAAACTTTTTCTGGTTTTGAAGGTTTAGAGAAAATTGCTTCTGGTATAAAAGATGCTTCTGGTATAGAGCGTATACAGACAAAAAAAATCTCTCTTAAACCTGAATCTGAGTATTCAATCATTGTAAAATACACCTATCCCAGAGATGTCTCATTATTTAGAATAAATTTACAAAAGGTCAAAGATGCAAGTAAAGGGCAAACTCCTCATTTAGAAGCAGGTCGCTCATTTTTTAGCAACATGAATGTGTCAGGTAGCAGGCATTGGCTTAGTCTATCTGACGGTAGTCTTTGGGGAGAGAATGAAAGATTTAATACGTGGATCAATGTATATACTAGAAATGTTATTGAGAATCTAGATATTGCTATTTCTCCAAAATCTGCCGAACTAATTGTGGGCGACTCAAAAAAACTGGACGCTCTAATTACACCGGAAAACGCAACCAATAAACAGGTTAACTGGAGTAGTTCTAACACTGCAATTGCAACAGTTTCAGAAAACGGCGATGTAACAGGAATATCTGCTGGAGAGGTTATAATTACTGCACAAACCGCAGTAGGATATAAAAAAGCAACGGCAAAAATCAGAATCATACCAAAGAAAGTTGCAGTCACAGATATAACCGTTCCCCCCTCTACTATTCAATTGAAATTAAAAGAAGTTAAACAATTAACAGCTGTAGTAAAGCCAGAAAATGCAACGAATAAAAAAATCACTTGGAGCAGTTCTGATCCATCAATAGCAACAGTTTCAGGTAATGGTGAAATAACCGGTCAGGCATTAGGAAAAGTAACAATAATAGCACAGACCGAAGATGGTCATAAAGAATCTAGATGCATTGTTGAAGTTACCCAAGATGAAACAGATGACCATGGCGACACTGGTGAAACAGCTACCAAGATTATAGAAGGTGCAATTGTCAAAGGTAAAATCAACTCCGAAACTGATATTGATGTCTTTGAAATGCCACTTCCTGAAGGGCCTGACAAAACTGTCGTGCTTGAGTCACCAAACGGGCAAGCAGAAAAATTCTCTATCCAAAATGGCGCCGGTACTTGGTTCCATCAATTCAAAGGGACAAAAGAACCTAAGATACCTAACCAACCTTTCCGCACTATGTACAACTCAGATAAACCTAAGGATAAATTGATTCGGTTTTATATCGATAAATCGTTTGAAAAAGTAGGCGGAACATACGAATTTAAGATTACCGTTTTGCACAAAGGACAGAAATTAAGTGACTATTGA
- a CDS encoding YfhO family protein — protein sequence MNMKAWVKKIQQLPTIYLYFLFFIVSYISIYFTYIHGGKLTVGDDIYFHLNRIEALYKAILEGDYFPKITYFFANGMGYASSIFYSDVFLYPAALFRLMGFSVAVSYMYYMLLVTFFTFVIAYHSFYSVSQSKQKSLIFAFLYGLSSYRLADIVARAALGEVLAFMVLPVVFVGLIQIVRGNEKKFYILSIGMASLFFAHVLSTFIFCLFIIGYLVLNIPILIKEKKRLLYLMYATLLTILLVAVNLFPTIEQTMFQELRVQSSQIFFLQRTAANLGEYIKGAFLNQGFNNLGWFIFLAILFLLLRIKKLSIQNRQFLILGILFLYLATTHFPHYLFHDTLFNSIQFPWRYFIIVTICITWVCADSFSDVLPQKNYFSIIVITCSILLLLVSVIQYQLTERQSYKSGYGSFSRTNGFVLGAGMEYLPNSMDYEKTVLEITGVFPQEKSVEIKNTTRDNDVITFDYKAKVPTKVTLPIIYYKGYDVQVTGSGEVSEVKESKEIRGLCEVTVTGEGKLRFWYKGTVVQKVSFAISLLAWLILVGYVIRKNKREKDLII from the coding sequence ATGAACATGAAAGCATGGGTTAAGAAAATTCAACAACTTCCTACAATATATTTATATTTCCTATTTTTTATAGTTAGCTATATAAGTATTTATTTTACTTATATACATGGAGGAAAACTTACTGTTGGAGACGATATTTACTTCCATCTTAATCGAATAGAAGCCTTGTATAAAGCAATACTTGAGGGAGACTATTTTCCTAAGATTACTTATTTTTTTGCAAATGGGATGGGTTATGCTTCAAGTATATTTTATTCAGATGTATTTTTATATCCAGCAGCTTTGTTCCGTTTGATGGGCTTCTCAGTTGCTGTATCTTATATGTATTATATGTTATTGGTCACTTTTTTTACGTTTGTAATTGCGTATCATTCATTTTATTCAGTCAGTCAAAGCAAACAAAAAAGTCTCATTTTTGCTTTCCTGTATGGATTATCTTCTTATCGACTAGCTGATATTGTTGCTCGTGCAGCATTAGGGGAAGTATTAGCTTTTATGGTGTTGCCCGTGGTTTTCGTAGGACTAATTCAAATAGTTAGAGGAAATGAGAAAAAATTTTATATCTTATCTATTGGGATGGCAAGCTTATTTTTTGCTCATGTTTTATCTACTTTTATTTTTTGTTTATTTATTATCGGATATCTAGTATTAAATATTCCTATTTTAATTAAAGAAAAGAAAAGACTTCTTTATTTAATGTATGCCACTTTACTCACTATATTGTTGGTAGCAGTAAATTTATTTCCAACAATTGAGCAAACGATGTTTCAAGAGTTGAGAGTCCAATCAAGCCAAATATTCTTTTTGCAAAGAACTGCAGCTAATTTAGGAGAATACATAAAAGGCGCTTTTTTAAATCAAGGATTTAATAATTTAGGCTGGTTCATTTTCCTAGCGATTTTATTTTTATTGTTAAGGATAAAAAAGCTATCAATTCAAAACAGACAGTTTCTAATTTTGGGAATTCTTTTCTTGTATTTGGCTACTACTCATTTTCCGCATTACCTTTTTCATGATACTTTGTTTAATAGTATTCAATTTCCGTGGCGCTATTTCATAATTGTAACCATCTGTATCACGTGGGTGTGTGCAGATAGTTTTTCTGATGTACTTCCACAAAAGAATTATTTTTCAATTATCGTAATAACATGTTCTATCTTATTATTACTAGTTAGTGTTATCCAGTATCAATTAACAGAAAGACAAAGTTACAAATCAGGGTACGGTTCTTTTTCTAGAACAAATGGTTTCGTTTTGGGGGCTGGGATGGAGTATCTTCCTAATAGTATGGATTATGAAAAAACTGTGTTAGAGATAACGGGAGTTTTCCCACAAGAAAAAAGTGTAGAGATAAAAAATACTACTCGTGATAATGACGTAATCACATTTGATTATAAAGCGAAAGTTCCAACAAAAGTCACCTTACCTATCATTTACTATAAAGGATATGATGTTCAAGTTACTGGATCAGGTGAAGTCAGTGAAGTGAAAGAAAGCAAAGAAATAAGAGGTTTGTGTGAAGTTACAGTTACAGGCGAGGGGAAGTTGCGATTTTGGTATAAAGGAACTGTTGTTCAAAAAGTTTCTTTTGCGATAAGTTTGCTTGCTTGGCTGATTTTAGTAGGCTATGTTATACGTAAAAATAAAAGGGAAAAAGACTTAATTATATAA
- a CDS encoding DUF5067 domain-containing protein has protein sequence MKQRKIIALILMAVVVLFSGCSEKLSETKETFEGQGVTYEMQLPSSWKVDSEDKSENYGLQTSFSAEDKKSNSYMFATVTPVNEVKQKGFAEQTREQLKERYGYKKAKDIYMKEYKINGSPVCKYTLNTVFKEKDVWAHMYYMWTENGFVQVTFYSADDSNYEKRSKLIDESVGTLKEVSFDTEKFNEAQKKQKEDEGDVVTLENKTMKVEMTGVRKVVGENKKNVLAIRYTFTNNSSEQASASVFKELITAKQKDKKLSEGTLPEDTSFLDLKELVNNQSKVIPQGQSIDSVIFYELADNSIVELSYSQEAFPGTEPTKAVVPE, from the coding sequence ATGAAACAAAGAAAAATAATTGCATTAATTTTAATGGCTGTAGTCGTTCTTTTTAGTGGTTGTTCTGAAAAACTTAGTGAAACAAAAGAAACATTTGAAGGTCAAGGTGTTACGTATGAAATGCAATTACCTTCTAGCTGGAAAGTTGATAGTGAGGATAAATCAGAAAATTATGGTCTTCAAACATCTTTTAGTGCAGAGGACAAAAAAAGTAATTCGTATATGTTTGCTACAGTTACACCTGTTAACGAAGTAAAACAAAAAGGCTTTGCGGAACAAACTAGAGAGCAATTAAAAGAAAGATACGGATATAAGAAAGCTAAAGATATTTATATGAAAGAATATAAAATCAATGGCAGTCCAGTGTGTAAATATACATTGAATACAGTGTTTAAAGAAAAAGATGTCTGGGCTCATATGTATTATATGTGGACTGAAAATGGATTTGTACAAGTAACATTTTACTCGGCAGATGATAGTAACTATGAGAAACGATCTAAATTGATAGATGAATCAGTAGGAACACTTAAAGAAGTTTCATTTGATACTGAAAAATTTAATGAAGCACAAAAAAAACAAAAAGAAGATGAGGGAGATGTCGTTACACTAGAAAATAAAACTATGAAGGTTGAAATGACAGGCGTTCGTAAAGTAGTTGGAGAAAACAAAAAGAATGTGTTAGCCATTCGCTATACCTTTACAAACAACAGCTCAGAACAAGCTTCTGCAAGTGTATTTAAAGAACTGATTACTGCAAAGCAAAAAGATAAAAAATTATCTGAAGGAACATTGCCGGAAGATACTTCATTTTTAGATTTAAAAGAGTTAGTAAATAATCAATCTAAAGTGATTCCACAAGGACAAAGCATAGATAGTGTTATTTTTTATGAACTTGCTGATAACAGTATTGTTGAACTTAGTTATTCACAAGAAGCTTTTCCAGGAACAGAACCTACCAAGGCGGTGGTCCCAGAATGA
- a CDS encoding YfhO family protein, with protein MQKLVTRTKEENNQFYRLENIDPITRTDSFNYNYSGITLFSSVRNRHSSQYLDHLGYRSLDTNLVIMYDNNTLLMDSLFGIKYNLAKTDPNKFGFKKIETKGKYNLYENEYSLPLGMLTNGKIYEKSNNQVNLFQHLSGLKEPIYQFTGLNEIARKNMQIREEGDFTFFSEESNREAQSITWEVNVPARTQAYINLSVGAPDGMRNADVEVKVNGRTNSNNLVMAGSFYNLGYYEKETKVKVTAKFSGQAVVRLVRPSVLLMQVDRYKEAIKQMKEKEVAFEVNGHQAQADVSLTKEQVVFTSIPYDKGWKASIDGQPVKIKSLQNALIAFKVPKGKHTIRLVYYPEGLKLGSILFVSCILIFSSYTYWIRKKSRVASKEEYK; from the coding sequence ATTCAGAAGTTGGTAACAAGAACAAAAGAAGAAAATAATCAATTCTACCGTTTGGAAAATATAGATCCTATAACCAGAACGGATAGTTTTAACTATAATTATTCTGGTATAACACTATTTTCTTCTGTTCGAAATCGTCATTCTTCTCAGTATTTAGATCATTTAGGATATCGATCATTGGATACAAACTTAGTGATTATGTATGACAATAATACTTTGTTAATGGACTCTTTATTCGGAATAAAATATAACTTAGCTAAAACAGATCCAAACAAATTTGGGTTTAAAAAAATTGAAACTAAAGGGAAATATAACTTGTATGAAAATGAATATTCTTTGCCTTTAGGTATGTTGACCAATGGAAAAATCTATGAAAAAAGTAATAATCAAGTAAATTTATTTCAACACTTATCTGGACTAAAAGAGCCAATCTATCAATTTACTGGACTTAACGAAATAGCTAGAAAAAATATGCAAATTCGAGAAGAAGGCGACTTTACATTCTTTTCAGAGGAATCAAATAGAGAAGCACAATCAATAACTTGGGAAGTAAATGTTCCTGCAAGAACGCAAGCATATATTAATCTAAGTGTAGGAGCTCCAGATGGCATGAGAAATGCTGATGTAGAAGTCAAAGTTAATGGACGTACTAATTCTAACAATCTTGTTATGGCAGGTAGCTTTTACAATCTTGGCTATTATGAAAAAGAAACAAAAGTAAAAGTTACCGCAAAATTTAGTGGTCAAGCAGTTGTAAGACTAGTTCGACCATCGGTTCTACTTATGCAAGTGGATCGGTATAAAGAGGCTATAAAGCAAATGAAAGAAAAAGAAGTAGCGTTTGAAGTAAATGGACATCAAGCACAGGCTGATGTTTCGCTAACAAAGGAACAAGTAGTGTTTACATCAATTCCTTACGATAAAGGATGGAAGGCATCTATAGATGGACAACCAGTAAAGATAAAATCGCTTCAAAATGCTTTGATTGCTTTCAAGGTACCAAAAGGAAAGCACACTATTCGATTAGTTTATTATCCAGAAGGATTGAAATTGGGAAGTATATTGTTTGTAAGTTGTATATTGATATTTAGTTCGTATACTTATTGGATTCGAAAGAAATCTAGAGTAGCTAGTAAGGAGGAATATAAATGA
- a CDS encoding YfhO family protein, with product MLPVFIVAISYFQIGIYPTSKLTILSSDGFGQLVNFYAGFNNALHGKQSLLYTWSGSLGLNSISLMSYYINSIFSFIVYFFDNINMPEAMYTIFLTKIGAMGVSFWIYAHNTYRLSSWKKLVLSTCYSLGSFVIAYSIFLMWMDALVYLPLILLGIHRLMDDRKPVLLFVSYFLLFVSNYYIAFMVGIFSFLYYFIRMFTDYKRYKTSVFSYLFTSFLAGGASMVIILPSIIDLRTNGEKLDTINQFFTGDTGVWDLVVKSMPGVYDTSKYGSAPFIYTGLLPLIFCIFYFVSTKISLKNKLLYGSLLLLLSVSFYVEPLNLFWQGLHAPNMFLFRFSFLFSALVIILAGFGMEKFEKKDINLLLNIVLILGGVYIAAILLSNKKRYDYITQETLIVTFVLLILYLLLFFIKYSRKKGMWLIPYIILIVVSYEAFFNTNQLFLGIKKNGPTLAELHMKNHIKIFRSW from the coding sequence TTGCTTCCAGTATTTATTGTAGCAATCAGCTATTTTCAAATAGGTATATATCCAACGAGTAAGTTAACAATATTGTCCAGTGATGGATTTGGTCAACTTGTCAATTTTTATGCAGGTTTTAATAACGCTTTACATGGGAAACAATCGTTGCTTTATACATGGTCAGGTTCATTAGGCCTGAACTCTATTTCACTAATGAGTTACTATATCAACAGTATTTTTAGTTTTATTGTTTACTTTTTTGACAATATTAATATGCCTGAAGCGATGTATACAATTTTTTTAACAAAAATCGGAGCGATGGGCGTCTCATTTTGGATTTATGCACATAATACGTATCGCTTATCTTCATGGAAAAAACTTGTATTGAGTACCTGTTACTCACTAGGAAGCTTTGTTATAGCATATTCTATATTTCTGATGTGGATGGACGCTCTAGTTTATTTACCTTTGATTTTGTTAGGAATTCATCGATTGATGGATGATAGAAAACCAGTTTTATTGTTTGTTAGTTATTTTTTGTTGTTTGTTAGTAACTATTATATAGCGTTTATGGTAGGTATCTTCTCTTTTCTTTACTATTTTATTCGCATGTTTACAGATTACAAACGTTATAAAACTTCAGTTTTTTCTTATTTATTTACATCCTTCCTTGCAGGCGGTGCATCTATGGTGATCATTCTACCATCGATTATTGACCTACGAACCAATGGAGAAAAATTGGATACGATTAATCAATTTTTTACAGGAGATACAGGGGTGTGGGATTTAGTTGTGAAGAGCATGCCTGGTGTATATGACACGTCAAAGTATGGTAGTGCACCCTTCATATATACAGGATTACTTCCACTTATTTTTTGTATTTTTTACTTCGTAAGTACAAAAATCTCACTGAAAAATAAGCTGTTGTACGGTAGTTTACTATTGTTATTAAGTGTTAGTTTTTATGTAGAGCCATTGAACTTATTTTGGCAAGGACTTCATGCACCGAATATGTTTTTATTTCGATTTAGCTTTTTATTTTCTGCACTAGTTATTATTTTAGCTGGCTTTGGGATGGAGAAGTTTGAGAAGAAAGATATAAATTTGTTATTGAATATTGTTTTAATCTTAGGTGGTGTATATATAGCTGCCATTTTATTATCGAACAAAAAGAGATACGATTATATCACTCAAGAGACGTTAATCGTTACGTTTGTTTTATTAATTCTGTATTTATTATTGTTCTTTATCAAGTATAGCCGTAAAAAAGGCATGTGGCTGATTCCATATATTATTCTTATCGTTGTTAGTTATGAGGCTTTTTTCAACACAAATCAACTTTTTTTAGGGATAAAAAAGAATGGACCTACGCTAGCAGAGCTGCATATGAAGAACCACATAAAGATATTCAGAAGTTGGTAA